A region of Kribbella sp. NBC_01245 DNA encodes the following proteins:
- the pheT gene encoding phenylalanine--tRNA ligase subunit beta encodes MRVPLSWLREYVELPAGVSGREVGEKLVRAGLEVETVDEGGAGLTGPLVVGRVLTFEPEPQKNGKTIRWCSLDIGADEPQWVVCGASNFEVDDLVVVVLPGAVLPGGFAISARKTYGYVSNGMICSTAELGLGDDGKGGILVLGADEAKPGDDAIELLQLREDVLDIAVTPDRGYCLSIRGVAREAATAYGVPLKDPAALELTGAGKGGYPVKVEDAAANPVFVTRTVTGIDPSAPSPRWLQQRLALSGMRSISIGVDITNYVMLELGQPIHGYDKARLAGDIVVRRATAGEKLVTLDDQTRELDPEDLLITDDSGPIGIAGVMGGATTEISASTTDVVIEAAHFDAITIARSSRRHKLSSEASRRFERGVDPALPRYAAQRVADLLAELAGGTITPDETVVGEPATAEPVTIPVAHAATVAGAPISDADTVAWLEAVGCKVETAGSDLTITAPSWRPDLRDPNDFAEEVIRLYGYDNVPSVLPPAPGGQGLTGSQRRRRRIATALVGAGLTEVVAYPFVGEADFDALGLPGDDERRTTVRLANPLSDEEPSMQTTLLPGLLRTAERNVGRGTTDLALFQTSLVFLPKASEGGVSVAPLPSVAQRPTDEELLALDAALPHQPLHLGAVLTGARVAAGWWGKAQPVSWTDAVQVARTVALAVGVEPVLRNVERAPWHPGRCAEVSVGDTIVGYAGELHPTVCKAFGLPARSAAVELNLDALIEAAPVSVTAEPFSSYPVAKEDVALIVPAEVASADVEAALVEGAGDLLESIRLFDVYTGEQISEGKKSLAFALRFRAPDRTLTETEVAEARQAAVQVTVSRFGAVQRVG; translated from the coding sequence ATGCGGGTCCCACTGTCATGGCTTCGCGAGTACGTCGAGTTGCCGGCGGGCGTCAGCGGCCGGGAGGTCGGCGAGAAGCTGGTTCGGGCCGGCCTTGAGGTCGAGACCGTCGATGAGGGCGGCGCGGGTCTGACCGGTCCGCTCGTCGTCGGCCGGGTGCTCACGTTCGAGCCCGAGCCGCAGAAGAACGGCAAGACCATCCGCTGGTGCTCCCTGGACATCGGCGCGGATGAGCCGCAATGGGTCGTTTGCGGCGCGAGCAACTTCGAGGTCGATGACCTGGTCGTCGTCGTACTCCCGGGCGCGGTGCTGCCTGGCGGCTTCGCCATCTCGGCACGCAAGACGTACGGATACGTTTCGAACGGGATGATCTGCTCGACCGCCGAACTCGGTCTCGGCGATGACGGCAAGGGCGGCATCCTCGTCCTCGGCGCCGACGAGGCGAAGCCGGGCGACGACGCGATCGAGCTGCTCCAGCTCCGCGAGGACGTGCTCGACATCGCCGTCACGCCCGACCGCGGGTACTGCCTGTCCATCCGTGGCGTCGCCCGCGAGGCGGCCACGGCGTACGGCGTGCCGCTCAAAGACCCGGCCGCGCTCGAGCTGACCGGTGCCGGCAAGGGCGGTTACCCGGTCAAGGTCGAGGACGCTGCCGCCAACCCGGTTTTCGTCACTCGCACGGTGACCGGGATCGACCCGAGCGCGCCGTCGCCGCGTTGGCTGCAGCAGCGGCTCGCGCTGTCCGGTATGCGCTCGATCTCGATCGGCGTGGACATCACCAACTACGTGATGCTCGAGCTGGGGCAGCCCATCCACGGGTACGACAAGGCGCGCCTGGCCGGCGACATCGTCGTACGGCGGGCGACCGCAGGCGAGAAGCTGGTCACGCTGGACGACCAGACGCGCGAGCTCGACCCCGAGGACCTGCTGATCACCGACGACTCCGGCCCGATCGGTATCGCCGGCGTGATGGGTGGCGCGACCACCGAGATCTCCGCGTCGACCACCGACGTCGTGATCGAGGCGGCGCACTTCGACGCGATCACGATCGCCCGCTCAAGCCGCCGTCACAAGCTGTCGTCCGAGGCGTCGCGCCGGTTCGAGCGTGGCGTTGACCCGGCCCTTCCGCGGTACGCCGCACAGCGCGTCGCGGATCTGCTGGCCGAGCTTGCGGGTGGCACGATCACGCCGGACGAGACGGTCGTGGGCGAGCCCGCGACCGCCGAGCCGGTGACGATCCCAGTCGCGCACGCGGCCACCGTGGCGGGCGCTCCGATCTCCGACGCGGATACGGTCGCCTGGCTCGAGGCCGTCGGCTGCAAGGTCGAGACCGCTGGTTCGGACCTGACGATCACCGCGCCGAGCTGGCGGCCGGATCTGCGGGACCCCAACGACTTCGCCGAAGAGGTCATCCGGCTCTACGGGTACGACAACGTGCCGTCGGTCCTGCCGCCCGCTCCGGGTGGCCAGGGTCTGACCGGGTCCCAGCGCCGGCGCCGCCGGATCGCGACGGCCCTCGTCGGCGCGGGTTTGACCGAGGTCGTGGCCTACCCGTTCGTGGGCGAGGCTGATTTCGACGCACTCGGCCTGCCCGGCGACGACGAGCGCCGTACGACGGTCCGCCTGGCCAACCCGTTGTCCGACGAAGAGCCGTCCATGCAGACGACCCTGCTGCCGGGGCTGCTCCGTACGGCGGAGCGCAACGTCGGCCGCGGTACGACGGACCTCGCGCTGTTCCAGACCAGCCTGGTCTTCCTGCCGAAGGCCTCCGAGGGCGGCGTGAGCGTGGCGCCGTTGCCTTCGGTGGCGCAGCGGCCGACCGACGAGGAGCTGCTCGCGCTCGACGCGGCGCTCCCGCACCAGCCGTTGCACCTCGGCGCCGTACTGACCGGTGCCCGCGTGGCCGCCGGCTGGTGGGGCAAGGCCCAGCCGGTCAGCTGGACCGACGCCGTGCAGGTCGCTCGTACGGTCGCACTGGCCGTCGGAGTCGAGCCGGTGCTGCGGAACGTCGAGCGCGCGCCGTGGCACCCGGGCCGGTGTGCCGAGGTGTCCGTTGGCGACACGATCGTCGGTTATGCCGGTGAGTTGCACCCGACGGTCTGCAAGGCGTTCGGCCTGCCCGCGCGATCGGCAGCCGTAGAGCTGAACCTGGACGCCCTGATCGAGGCCGCGCCGGTCTCGGTGACGGCAGAGCCCTTCTCGTCGTACCCGGTGGCCAAGGAGGACGTGGCGCTGATCGTGCCCGCCGAGGTGGCATCGGCCGACGTCGAGGCGGCGCTGGTCGAAGGCGCGGGCGATCTACTCGAGTCGATTCGGCTCTTCGACGTCTATACGGGTGAGCAGATCAGCGAGGGCAAGAAGTCGCTGGCCTTCGCGTTGCGCTTCCGGGCGCCCGATCGGACTCTCACCGAGACCGAGGTGGCCGAGGCCAGGCAAGCGGCGGTGCAGGTCACGGTCAGCCGGTTCGGTGCCGTTCAGCGCGTCGGCTGA
- a CDS encoding gamma-glutamyltransferase, whose product MTSPRVAVAAPNVAAAEAGVRLASEGGNAVDAALAATLVMMVNEIGVVSPAAGGFVTVQPPGGDPVTIDGWVEMPGRGLPPERFGRGVWDIETEYGGGTTTTVGHGSVATPGALKALDLAHQRYGRAPWHEVVRPAVEIAHSGFPLGPTSAYYLGYTHDIIFGWHEPSHAVVHDKTGAVLTTGSTVVIPHLAESLQLIADIGASALYTGELAELIADDMAEREGILTREDLAAYQAVVRPALTVEQNGWRLATNPPPAVGGVAVAAMLALLDGVPAAGGWTAAELRRLVDVQHAVLGQRLAELDAEDERLLAGRNVLELARAGDLRALGSPSTATVSVVDDSGDACAVTVSSGYGSGAMTPGTGIWLNNALGEQELLAGGVHSLPPGTRLTSNMAPTVARRSHDGAVLAIGSPGSDRIPTALAQTYALFAHGRMPLREAVEYPRLHVRVRSDITVDHEEDLTLPALDLPTRAMPPHSMYFGGVAAALWEPTTGLTVAGDPRRTGATAISSG is encoded by the coding sequence GTGACGAGTCCCAGGGTCGCGGTCGCCGCGCCGAACGTGGCGGCGGCCGAGGCCGGGGTCCGGCTCGCGTCCGAGGGCGGTAACGCGGTCGACGCTGCCCTCGCGGCGACGCTGGTCATGATGGTCAACGAGATCGGCGTGGTCTCACCGGCCGCGGGCGGATTCGTCACGGTGCAACCACCCGGCGGCGATCCCGTCACCATCGACGGCTGGGTCGAGATGCCCGGCCGAGGTCTGCCGCCGGAGCGGTTCGGCCGGGGCGTCTGGGATATCGAGACCGAGTACGGCGGTGGTACCACGACCACGGTCGGCCACGGGTCCGTCGCGACGCCGGGCGCTCTCAAGGCGCTCGACCTCGCCCACCAGCGGTACGGGCGTGCGCCTTGGCACGAGGTCGTCCGGCCTGCCGTCGAGATCGCCCACTCCGGCTTCCCGTTGGGCCCGACCTCGGCGTACTACCTGGGCTATACGCACGACATCATCTTCGGCTGGCACGAGCCGAGCCACGCCGTCGTACATGACAAGACGGGCGCCGTCCTCACCACCGGGTCCACGGTGGTCATCCCGCACCTCGCCGAGTCGTTGCAGCTCATCGCGGACATCGGCGCATCCGCGTTGTACACGGGCGAGCTGGCCGAGCTCATCGCCGACGACATGGCCGAGCGGGAGGGCATCCTCACCCGCGAGGACCTCGCGGCGTACCAGGCGGTGGTCCGGCCGGCGTTGACCGTCGAGCAGAACGGCTGGCGCCTCGCGACGAACCCGCCCCCGGCCGTTGGTGGTGTGGCCGTCGCGGCGATGCTGGCCCTGCTGGACGGCGTACCGGCGGCGGGTGGTTGGACGGCCGCCGAGTTGCGCCGCCTGGTCGACGTACAGCATGCGGTGCTCGGGCAGCGCCTGGCCGAACTCGATGCCGAGGACGAGCGTCTGCTGGCTGGGCGCAACGTTCTCGAGTTGGCCCGGGCGGGCGATCTGCGCGCGCTTGGATCACCCAGTACGGCGACGGTCTCGGTGGTCGACGATTCGGGTGACGCGTGCGCGGTGACGGTGTCGTCCGGGTATGGGTCGGGCGCGATGACGCCAGGTACGGGCATTTGGCTGAACAACGCGCTCGGGGAGCAGGAGTTGCTCGCGGGTGGCGTCCACAGTCTGCCGCCGGGGACGCGGCTGACCTCGAACATGGCGCCGACCGTGGCCCGCCGCTCTCACGATGGCGCGGTGCTGGCCATTGGTTCGCCTGGTTCGGACCGGATCCCGACGGCGTTGGCGCAGACGTACGCGCTTTTCGCGCATGGCAGGATGCCGCTGCGCGAGGCGGTCGAATACCCGCGCCTGCACGTCCGCGTCCGCTCCGACATCACCGTCGACCACGAGGAAGACCTGACCCTCCCGGCGCTCGACCTCCCCACCCGCGCAATGCCCCCACACTCGATGTACTTCGGCGGAGTAGCCGCCGCCCTCTGGGAACCAACCACCGGCCTAACCGTCGCCGGCGACCCCCGCCGCACCGGCGCCACCGCCATCTCCTCCGGCTAG
- a CDS encoding VanZ family protein encodes MTASTALAFGASVFIELIQAFTPLGIAADITDVLLNTAGCLAASLPAALLHRFTLPRRPVAEAEISPGGSPLDAGGGPVGSVTVPVVEPPFGGDGIDRQFL; translated from the coding sequence ATCACCGCATCGACCGCCCTGGCCTTCGGCGCTTCGGTCTTCATCGAGCTGATCCAGGCATTCACCCCACTAGGCATCGCCGCCGACATCACCGACGTCCTCCTCAACACAGCAGGCTGCCTAGCCGCGAGCCTCCCCGCCGCCCTCCTGCACCGGTTCACGCTGCCGCGTCGACCGGTGGCCGAAGCCGAAATCTCACCGGGCGGGAGTCCACTTGACGCAGGTGGCGGTCCCGTCGGCTCGGTAACGGTCCCCGTCGTCGAGCCGCCATTCGGCGGCGACGGAATTGATCGACAATTCCTTTGA
- a CDS encoding LysR family transcriptional regulator, with translation MDLDLRKLRYFVAVAERLHFGRAADELHIAQPVLSRQIRALEQDLGASLFTRDSHGVALTDAGRQLLNDAGPLLASAHAVRRRVSVAARGSRRLVVGFRAGIPVIPATRAFEARHPDVVVDVQRMEWDDQALMLLDGRVDVGYVRLPIDETGLRLTPLYTEPLMVVLPAGHRLAGKEEVTEADLAGEPLVWHADASTQPTRRPLPDSGLRVRGVEEKLEHVAAGRGISFVGRSETVFYSRPDISYVPIPDLAPDQVYLAMAASRTSPIADDFFTAAQATAEITAECGNYEMWQLETDAVSKHG, from the coding sequence ATGGATCTGGACCTGCGCAAGTTGCGCTACTTCGTCGCCGTCGCCGAAAGGCTGCACTTCGGCCGCGCCGCCGATGAGCTGCACATCGCGCAGCCGGTGCTCAGTCGGCAGATCCGCGCGCTGGAACAGGATCTCGGCGCCTCGCTGTTCACCAGGGATAGCCACGGCGTAGCGCTGACCGACGCGGGCCGACAACTGCTGAACGACGCCGGACCGCTGCTCGCCTCCGCGCACGCGGTCCGGCGCCGGGTGTCCGTGGCCGCCCGCGGCAGCCGGCGGCTGGTGGTCGGCTTTCGGGCCGGCATCCCGGTCATCCCGGCGACGCGGGCGTTCGAGGCCCGGCATCCGGACGTGGTCGTGGACGTGCAGCGGATGGAATGGGACGACCAGGCCCTGATGCTGCTCGACGGCCGCGTCGACGTCGGCTATGTGCGGCTGCCCATCGACGAGACCGGCCTGCGCCTGACTCCGCTCTACACCGAGCCGCTCATGGTGGTGCTGCCCGCCGGTCACCGGTTGGCCGGCAAGGAGGAGGTCACCGAGGCCGACCTGGCCGGTGAGCCGCTGGTCTGGCATGCCGACGCGAGCACGCAACCCACCAGGCGTCCGCTCCCCGACTCCGGGCTCCGGGTGCGCGGGGTTGAGGAGAAGCTCGAGCACGTCGCGGCCGGCCGTGGTATCTCGTTCGTGGGGCGTTCGGAGACCGTGTTCTACTCACGTCCGGACATCAGCTACGTGCCCATCCCGGATTTGGCGCCCGACCAGGTATACCTCGCGATGGCGGCATCGCGCACCTCGCCGATCGCCGACGACTTTTTCACCGCGGCTCAGGCGACGGCTGAGATCACGGCAGAATGCGGGAACTATGAAATGTGGCAGCTTGAGACCGATGCCGTTTCAAAGCACGGTTGA
- a CDS encoding SDR family NAD(P)-dependent oxidoreductase → MGKLDGKVAVITGGSTGMALAGAKLFVEEGAHVFIQARRQEALDDAVKLIGRNVTAVQGDAAELDDLDRLYDTVKREKGSIDVLWASAGMGEPAVLGEITEEQFDRAFSLNARGTLFTVQKALPLINDNGSIFMTGSNASLGAFPGWSLYAGSKAVQQAWARVWLNELRDRKIRVNVLTPGQVATAKQEELFDEATKAAFESLIPRGKMGRPEEIATVALFLASDDSSYVNGLELVTDGGTTAI, encoded by the coding sequence GTGGGAAAGCTCGATGGCAAGGTAGCGGTCATCACCGGCGGATCCACCGGCATGGCACTGGCCGGCGCCAAACTGTTCGTCGAGGAAGGAGCGCACGTCTTCATCCAGGCCCGGCGGCAGGAAGCACTGGACGACGCCGTCAAGCTGATCGGCCGCAACGTCACCGCCGTCCAGGGTGATGCGGCCGAACTGGACGACCTGGACCGCTTGTACGACACCGTCAAGCGGGAAAAGGGCTCGATCGACGTGCTGTGGGCCAGCGCCGGGATGGGCGAACCCGCCGTCCTCGGCGAGATCACCGAGGAACAGTTCGACCGCGCCTTCTCGCTCAACGCGCGCGGCACCCTGTTCACCGTGCAGAAGGCACTGCCGCTGATCAACGACAACGGCTCGATCTTCATGACCGGATCCAACGCCTCCCTCGGTGCCTTCCCCGGCTGGAGCCTCTACGCGGGAAGCAAAGCCGTCCAGCAGGCCTGGGCCCGCGTCTGGCTCAACGAACTGCGCGACCGCAAGATCCGGGTCAACGTCCTGACCCCCGGCCAGGTCGCCACCGCCAAACAGGAAGAACTGTTCGACGAGGCAACCAAGGCCGCATTCGAGTCCCTCATCCCCCGCGGAAAGATGGGCCGCCCCGAAGAAATCGCCACCGTCGCCCTGTTCCTCGCGTCCGACGACTCCAGCTACGTCAACGGCCTGGAACTGGTCACCGACGGCGGCACCACCGCCATCTGA
- a CDS encoding NADPH-dependent F420 reductase: MSSITLIGTGNMARTIGTLAVAGGNTVEVMGRDQSKADDLAKALGGGATTGKWGAVPAGDIVITALLYDGVVPVVAEYGDALAGKVIVDISNPFNATFDGLAHSEETSISQEVAKVAPASASVVKAFNTIFRNVLEKGRPNVFIAGDNAQAKAGVAAFIESLGLRPLDVGGLKMAHWLEGVGVVTVGLAGNGVGHWDFALGVNEFRLEKESAHP, translated from the coding sequence ATGAGCAGCATCACCCTCATCGGTACGGGGAATATGGCCCGTACCATCGGCACGCTCGCGGTGGCGGGCGGCAACACCGTCGAGGTCATGGGACGCGATCAGTCCAAGGCCGATGACCTGGCCAAGGCTCTGGGCGGCGGCGCGACGACGGGCAAGTGGGGCGCCGTCCCGGCCGGGGACATCGTCATCACGGCCCTGTTGTACGACGGTGTCGTTCCGGTCGTCGCCGAGTACGGAGACGCCCTTGCGGGCAAGGTCATCGTCGACATCAGCAACCCCTTCAACGCCACGTTCGACGGATTGGCCCACAGCGAGGAGACCTCGATCTCGCAGGAAGTCGCCAAGGTGGCCCCGGCCAGCGCCAGCGTGGTGAAGGCATTCAACACCATCTTCCGCAATGTCCTGGAGAAGGGCCGGCCCAACGTCTTCATCGCTGGCGACAATGCGCAGGCCAAGGCGGGCGTGGCGGCATTCATCGAGAGCCTCGGGCTGCGCCCGCTGGACGTCGGCGGCCTGAAAATGGCGCACTGGCTGGAAGGAGTGGGCGTGGTCACCGTGGGCCTCGCCGGCAACGGGGTTGGCCACTGGGACTTCGCCCTCGGCGTCAACGAATTCAGACTAGAGAAAGAGAGTGCTCACCCATGA
- a CDS encoding NADPH-dependent F420 reductase: MSSISFIGLGAMARAIATRAVAGGNSVEIIGRDAAKAKDLAAALGGGATAGTFGTVPAGDVVVLALPYASAVPVVAQYGDALAGKVIIDITNTFNADATGLVIPDGTSGAQEIAKAAPASAQVVKAFNTVFGHVLAQGRPLDVFFAGDDARAKSSVSAFIESLGLRPLNVGGLEMARWLEGVGPLLMGLARHGAGSFDIALSVDLPD; this comes from the coding sequence ATGAGCAGCATCAGTTTCATCGGCCTGGGGGCCATGGCCCGCGCCATAGCCACTCGCGCGGTCGCGGGCGGCAACTCCGTCGAGATCATCGGCCGCGACGCAGCCAAGGCCAAGGACCTGGCTGCCGCGCTCGGCGGCGGGGCCACGGCTGGCACATTCGGCACCGTCCCTGCTGGCGACGTCGTCGTCCTCGCCCTGCCCTACGCCAGCGCCGTGCCGGTCGTCGCCCAGTACGGGGATGCACTGGCCGGCAAGGTCATCATCGACATCACCAACACCTTCAACGCCGACGCCACCGGGCTTGTCATCCCTGACGGCACTTCCGGTGCGCAGGAGATCGCCAAGGCCGCCCCAGCGAGCGCCCAGGTCGTGAAGGCGTTCAACACCGTCTTCGGCCACGTCCTGGCCCAGGGGCGTCCGTTGGACGTGTTCTTCGCCGGAGATGACGCGCGGGCCAAGTCCAGCGTGTCGGCGTTCATCGAGAGCCTCGGACTGCGTCCCCTCAATGTCGGCGGCCTGGAGATGGCCCGCTGGCTGGAAGGGGTCGGGCCGCTGCTGATGGGCCTGGCCCGCCACGGCGCGGGGAGCTTCGACATCGCCCTCAGCGTCGACCTCCCCGACTGA
- a CDS encoding SDR family oxidoreductase: MHVFVTGGTGHSGSYIVPELVAAGHEVTGLARSDTAAAALSALGAKVRRGDLQDLDGLKEAAADSDGVIHVAHRQDLLPSGGIDAVTAAEIPVMLAYGEALAGTGKPLVAAGSIGSPGKGGILGRPATEEDPALPVGDEHTGTLRVRNVVETAVIGLAERGVRSSVVRIANIAHSMTDRAGFLPTLIALAKEKGFAGYPGDGANLWNAVHARDVASLFRLALEKGPAGKYWHAVGDGGIPLREIAEAIGSRLGLPAVSVPLDELMLPGHFGFLANIVTQNYPASNLITRRTLGWEPAQPSLLADLDNGHYFPAS; the protein is encoded by the coding sequence TTGCACGTTTTCGTCACTGGCGGGACCGGCCATTCCGGTTCGTACATCGTCCCCGAGCTCGTCGCCGCCGGGCACGAGGTCACCGGCCTGGCCCGGTCGGACACGGCCGCGGCGGCGCTGTCCGCGCTCGGCGCGAAGGTGCGCCGCGGCGACCTCCAGGACCTCGACGGCCTCAAGGAGGCGGCCGCGGACTCCGACGGCGTCATCCACGTCGCGCACAGGCAAGACCTGCTTCCGTCCGGCGGGATCGACGCCGTGACCGCCGCAGAAATCCCGGTCATGCTCGCGTACGGCGAGGCACTCGCGGGAACCGGAAAGCCGCTGGTCGCGGCGGGGAGCATAGGCTCGCCCGGGAAAGGGGGGATCCTGGGCCGGCCGGCCACCGAGGAAGACCCGGCCCTTCCCGTCGGCGATGAGCACACGGGCACCCTGCGGGTTCGCAATGTCGTGGAAACCGCCGTCATCGGCCTCGCCGAGCGGGGAGTGCGGTCTTCGGTCGTGCGGATCGCCAACATCGCGCACAGCATGACCGATCGTGCTGGCTTCCTCCCCACGCTGATCGCACTCGCGAAGGAGAAGGGCTTCGCCGGCTACCCCGGAGACGGCGCGAACCTGTGGAACGCCGTGCACGCCCGCGATGTCGCTTCCTTGTTCCGCCTGGCGCTGGAGAAGGGCCCGGCTGGCAAGTATTGGCACGCGGTTGGGGACGGTGGCATCCCGCTCCGCGAGATCGCCGAGGCCATTGGCAGCCGCCTGGGCTTGCCCGCCGTGAGCGTACCCCTGGACGAACTGATGCTGCCGGGACACTTCGGGTTCCTCGCGAACATAGTCACGCAGAACTACCCGGCGTCCAACCTCATCACCCGCCGGACCCTCGGCTGGGAACCCGCTCAGCCCAGCCTGCTCGCCGATCTGGACAACGGCCATTACTTCCCCGCCAGCTGA
- a CDS encoding STAS domain-containing protein, translating into MNFIDHKPNQEENEENVVRLAGLLDVRSVGDVRQELNELIDSSDGDVIVDLAALDALDATGLGLLVATHRRTERMGRHLVLRHPLPPVVRILAVTRLSRILHVERTVLPLSA; encoded by the coding sequence ATGAACTTCATCGACCACAAGCCCAATCAGGAAGAGAACGAAGAAAACGTTGTGCGGCTGGCCGGCCTGCTGGATGTCCGGTCCGTCGGAGATGTCAGACAAGAGTTGAACGAGCTGATCGATTCCTCCGATGGTGACGTGATCGTCGACCTGGCCGCGCTGGACGCACTCGATGCGACCGGTCTCGGACTGCTCGTCGCCACCCATCGCCGGACCGAACGCATGGGCCGACATCTGGTCCTGCGCCATCCACTGCCACCCGTGGTGCGGATCCTGGCGGTGACCAGGCTCTCCCGCATCCTGCACGTCGAGCGAACGGTGCTGCCGCTCAGCGCGTGA
- a CDS encoding protein meaA, which translates to MSESPKRDRPWVMRTYAGHSSAAESNTLFRRNLAKGQTGLSVAFDLPTQTGYDADHPLAKGEVGKVGVPVAHLGDVRALFDQIPLAQMNTSMTINATAMWLLALYQVAAQEQGALPDELTGTTQNDIVKEYLSRGTYAFPPDASLRLSTDLIAYTVSNVPKWNPINICSYHLQEAGATPVQELAFAMSTAIAVLDRVRDGRQVPPERFGDVVQRISFFVNAGVRFIEETCKMRAFVRLWDDVCLNRYGVTDAKARRLRYGVQVNSLGLTEAQPENNVQRIVLEMLGVTLSKNARARAVQLPAWNEALGLPRPWDQQWSLRMQQVLAFESDLLEYEDIFDGSHVIEAKVDELVAGAQEEIDRVQAMGGAVAAVESGYLKHALVASHADRRRRIESGEQVVVGVNAYENTEPSPLTEDLDAAIQTVDPAAESAALASLETWRSTRDVEAVEGALRGLREVAKGNDNLMPATLACVRAGVTTGEWSGVLREVFGEYRAPTGVSGSVGVTGGGEAIAAVRAKVAATSDELGGRLRFLVGKPGLDGHSNGAEQVAVRARDVGFEVIYQGIRLTPEQIVSAAVAEDVHCVGLSILSGSHMELVPQVVDGLRKAGLEDIPVVVGGIVPDADARTLLGAGVAAVYTPKDYDMTSMMSNMVDVIRKANHLP; encoded by the coding sequence ATGAGCGAGTCGCCGAAGAGGGACCGGCCGTGGGTGATGCGGACGTATGCGGGGCATTCGTCCGCCGCCGAGTCGAACACGCTGTTCCGCCGCAACCTGGCCAAGGGCCAGACCGGGCTCTCGGTCGCGTTCGACCTGCCCACCCAGACCGGGTACGACGCGGACCACCCGTTGGCCAAGGGTGAGGTCGGCAAGGTCGGTGTGCCGGTCGCCCACCTGGGTGACGTGCGCGCGCTGTTCGACCAGATCCCGCTGGCGCAGATGAACACGTCGATGACGATCAACGCCACCGCGATGTGGCTGCTCGCGCTCTACCAGGTCGCCGCCCAGGAGCAGGGCGCGCTGCCGGACGAGCTGACGGGTACGACGCAGAACGACATCGTCAAGGAGTACCTGTCCCGCGGCACGTACGCCTTCCCGCCCGACGCGTCCCTCCGGCTGAGCACGGACCTCATCGCGTACACCGTCTCGAACGTGCCCAAGTGGAACCCGATCAACATCTGCAGCTACCACCTGCAGGAGGCCGGCGCCACGCCCGTCCAGGAACTCGCCTTCGCGATGTCGACGGCTATTGCCGTACTCGACCGCGTGCGGGATGGCCGCCAGGTCCCGCCGGAGCGGTTCGGGGATGTGGTTCAGCGGATTTCGTTCTTCGTGAACGCGGGGGTGCGGTTCATCGAGGAGACGTGCAAGATGCGGGCGTTCGTCCGGTTGTGGGATGACGTCTGTCTTAACCGGTACGGCGTGACTGACGCGAAGGCTCGGCGTTTGCGGTACGGCGTACAGGTGAACTCGCTGGGGCTTACCGAGGCGCAGCCTGAGAACAACGTGCAGCGGATCGTGTTGGAGATGCTTGGCGTCACGTTGTCGAAGAATGCGCGGGCGCGTGCGGTGCAGTTGCCGGCGTGGAATGAGGCGCTCGGGCTGCCGCGGCCGTGGGATCAGCAGTGGTCGTTGCGGATGCAGCAGGTGCTGGCGTTTGAGTCGGATTTGCTGGAGTACGAGGATATTTTCGACGGGTCGCATGTGATTGAGGCGAAGGTCGATGAGTTGGTCGCGGGGGCGCAGGAGGAGATCGATCGGGTGCAGGCGATGGGTGGTGCTGTCGCTGCGGTCGAGTCGGGGTATTTGAAGCATGCCTTGGTCGCGTCGCATGCGGATCGGCGTCGGCGGATCGAGTCTGGTGAGCAGGTTGTTGTGGGTGTTAATGCCTACGAGAACACTGAGCCGTCGCCGTTGACCGAGGATCTGGATGCGGCGATTCAGACGGTTGATCCGGCTGCTGAGAGCGCTGCGTTGGCGTCGTTGGAGACGTGGCGGTCGACTCGTGATGTTGAGGCGGTTGAGGGTGCGCTGCGCGGGCTACGGGAAGTTGCTAAGGGCAACGATAATCTGATGCCTGCGACGTTGGCTTGTGTTCGTGCGGGGGTGACTACGGGGGAGTGGTCTGGGGTTTTGCGGGAGGTGTTCGGGGAGTATCGGGCGCCTACTGGAGTGTCTGGTTCGGTTGGTGTGACGGGTGGTGGCGAGGCTATTGCTGCAGTACGGGCGAAGGTGGCGGCGACTTCCGATGAGCTTGGTGGGCGTCTTCGGTTCTTGGTCGGTAAGCCTGGTCTTGACGGTCACTCGAATGGTGCCGAGCAGGTCGCTGTCCGTGCTCGGGATGTCGGTTTTGAGGTCATCTACCAGGGCATCCGGCTGACACCGGAGCAGATCGTCTCTGCTGCCGTGGCTGAGGACGTCCACTGCGTCGGCTTGTCTATCTTGTCGGGCTCGCACATGGAGCTGGTGCCGCAGGTCGTCGACGGCCTCCGCAAGGCGGGCCTCGAGGACATCCCGGTAGTCGTAGGCGGCATCGTCCCCGACGCCGACGCCCGCACGCTCCTCGGCGCGGGCGTAGCCGCCGTCTACACCCCCAAGGACTACGACATGACCAGCATGATGTCCAACATGGTCGACGTAATCCGCAAAGCCAACCACCTCCCCTAA